In Leptodesmis sichuanensis A121, the following are encoded in one genomic region:
- a CDS encoding DUF4079 domain-containing protein — protein sequence MNIDSVALKSLIAFSHPVLMLGVLAGAFYALYLGVQVRRSRTADKEVRKELIQGKYNQRHYQLASILLVLWVIGGIGGMGATYTLFHKLFVSPHLIVGLASVATVAIAAGLAPLLQKGKEWARIAHITVTTTLIGLLLAQTFTGLQIVQKLLKDLFGTA from the coding sequence ATGAATATTGACTCTGTTGCTTTAAAGTCACTGATCGCCTTTTCCCATCCGGTGCTGATGTTAGGGGTACTGGCTGGCGCATTTTATGCGCTGTACCTGGGAGTGCAGGTGCGCCGATCGCGCACAGCAGATAAAGAGGTGAGGAAGGAACTGATCCAGGGCAAGTATAATCAGCGACACTATCAACTGGCCTCTATCTTGCTGGTGCTCTGGGTGATTGGAGGAATTGGAGGAATGGGTGCAACCTATACCCTCTTCCACAAGTTGTTTGTCAGCCCTCATCTGATTGTTGGCTTGGCTTCTGTAGCAACCGTGGCGATCGCAGCAGGATTAGCGCCCCTGCTGCAGAAAGGAAAAGAGTGGGCAAGGATAGCTCATATCACAGTGACAACTACCCTGATTGGCCTTCTCCTGGCACAAACCTTCACAGGTCTGCAAATTGTCCAGAAACTCCTAAAAGATCTGTTTGGAACGGCTTAA
- a CDS encoding Hsp20/alpha crystallin family protein — MKTNGNAWAPAIELKSTDTDVILRAELPGIDAKDLDIQVSREAVSIKGEYKTESKTEDKEHQIYRSEFRYGSFQRVIPLPVAVENEQVKADFKDGILTLTMPRVEAERPKVVKVNVGGTLPGETGSSNS, encoded by the coding sequence ATGAAAACCAATGGTAATGCCTGGGCACCGGCCATTGAGTTGAAGAGCACAGATACCGATGTGATTCTGCGGGCAGAACTTCCTGGAATTGATGCTAAAGATCTGGATATTCAAGTCAGCCGGGAAGCAGTCTCTATCAAGGGTGAATACAAGACTGAAAGCAAAACGGAAGACAAAGAGCACCAAATCTACCGCTCTGAATTCCGGTATGGTAGCTTCCAACGGGTGATTCCTCTGCCTGTGGCCGTTGAAAATGAACAAGTCAAAGCTGACTTTAAGGATGGTATCCTGACATTGACAATGCCACGAGTTGAGGCAGAACGTCCCAAAGTAGTAAAAGTCAATGTTGGAGGCACTTTACCTGGTGAAACTGGCAGCAGTAATAGCTAA
- a CDS encoding RNA polymerase sigma factor, with protein MSLSSEQLSQLAIAAQQHPPGSLGRQTALRQLVDGIMRSKKLSYPQRGQFAGRYREIYDEAVQDLLLYICQNIQTYDSNRGSVLAWANMLLERRFFRQAIPKVLGKPALQCVSLDALEGMAAPQVAPSLTEVIKECIETDVKDLFKREYLQSDPAINFQTLVLKRLAGQSWDVIAAECGIKKGTISSFYSRCLKKFSNQLREYCIEQNY; from the coding sequence ATGAGCCTTTCCAGTGAGCAACTGAGTCAGCTAGCGATCGCCGCCCAGCAACATCCCCCCGGTTCTTTGGGCAGACAAACGGCCTTGCGCCAACTGGTCGATGGAATTATGCGATCGAAGAAGCTTAGCTACCCCCAGCGAGGTCAATTTGCAGGACGCTATCGCGAGATTTATGACGAGGCCGTGCAGGACTTACTGCTCTATATCTGCCAGAATATTCAGACCTATGACTCCAATCGAGGATCTGTACTGGCTTGGGCAAATATGCTGTTGGAACGGCGTTTTTTTAGACAGGCCATTCCTAAAGTCCTGGGCAAACCTGCGCTGCAATGTGTGTCCTTAGATGCACTGGAAGGGATGGCGGCTCCGCAAGTAGCTCCCAGCTTAACGGAGGTCATTAAGGAATGTATTGAAACCGATGTTAAGGACTTATTTAAGCGCGAATATCTGCAAAGCGATCCGGCTATTAACTTCCAAACCCTGGTGCTGAAACGTTTAGCGGGACAATCCTGGGATGTTATTGCAGCCGAGTGCGGCATCAAGAAAGGAACGATTAGCAGCTTTTATTCTCGATGTTTGAAGAAGTTCTCAAATCAATTGCGCGAGTACTGTATTGAGCAGAACTATTAA
- a CDS encoding DUF1822 family protein encodes MTGTNHSQKFTAPLGASAHAQAEQFCQQQTDPEKVRQVYLNTLAVYAVKFYLSCMGLETEPKATASHDYVMQTLMDVADLIISGVGTVECRPVLPGASTMQIPPEVWSDRIGYIAVQLDPTLSTATLLGFTPKAGTGEVLLNCLRSLDEFLVHIRQFQVDVPLHQWLHNFFSAGWQTLEELIRTPQPLALSFRSESSLPESTVKRAKLLNLGLQLGQRSVALLVAVAPKSEATLEISVQLHPVAGEPYLPPELELKLLSSTGDILQEVRSRPQDNYIQLKRFWGHTGEQFAIQVGMGEVRITETFVV; translated from the coding sequence ATGACTGGAACGAATCACTCTCAAAAGTTTACCGCACCGTTAGGCGCATCCGCTCATGCTCAGGCAGAACAATTCTGCCAGCAACAAACAGATCCCGAAAAAGTGCGCCAGGTTTATCTGAATACCCTGGCCGTTTATGCCGTGAAATTCTACTTAAGTTGTATGGGGTTAGAAACTGAACCCAAAGCTACTGCCAGTCACGATTACGTGATGCAAACACTGATGGATGTGGCTGATTTAATTATTTCCGGCGTGGGAACTGTGGAATGCCGTCCAGTCTTACCTGGCGCTTCTACAATGCAAATTCCTCCGGAGGTCTGGAGCGATCGCATCGGCTATATTGCGGTTCAGCTAGACCCAACTCTAAGCACGGCCACCCTCTTGGGCTTCACTCCCAAGGCTGGAACTGGGGAAGTCCTGTTGAATTGCCTGCGATCGCTGGATGAGTTTCTGGTTCACATCCGCCAGTTTCAAGTCGATGTTCCTTTACATCAGTGGTTACATAATTTTTTTTCAGCCGGGTGGCAAACGCTTGAGGAGTTGATCAGGACTCCACAACCTCTGGCTCTCAGTTTTAGAAGCGAATCCAGCCTGCCGGAAAGCACGGTGAAACGAGCAAAACTGTTGAATTTAGGATTGCAACTGGGGCAACGATCAGTAGCATTATTGGTGGCAGTCGCTCCCAAGTCTGAGGCAACGCTGGAAATTTCTGTCCAATTGCACCCGGTTGCGGGAGAACCCTACCTGCCCCCCGAATTAGAACTGAAATTGTTGTCTTCAACCGGAGACATCTTGCAGGAGGTGCGATCGCGTCCGCAGGATAACTACATCCAACTGAAACGATTCTGGGGACATACGGGAGAGCAATTTGCTATTCAAGTAGGGATGGGTGAGGTTAGGATTACAGAAACCTTTGTTGTCTAA
- a CDS encoding uracil-xanthine permease family protein, with the protein MTELNQSLVVEDLQEIGEMRSRSDLIYGLNDRPPVPEAIFVAFQHVLAAFVGIITPPLIICTSLGLDPTNTSYIISMSLFASGLCTFIQCRKFGPVGSGLLSLQGTSFAFLGPILGVGTFALQGGRSPEQALALIFGVCFFGSAVEIILSRFLHLMSRIITPVVSGTVVMIIGLGLIKTGIISLAGGVAAQKNGTFGSVQNLSLGIGVLLIVVFLTISKNRFLRMGAIAIGLVVGYIISAMMGMVDLSVLSKLPIISPPIPFRYGLSFDIGAFLPFILLYILTAIETVGDLTATSAVSGEPVSGSLYIRRIKGGVLGDGVNSAIAALLNTFPNTTFSQNNGVIQMTGVGSRYVGFYVAGIFALLGLLPIVGGIFQAIPQPVLGGATTVMFGSIAVAGLSIVSSAKLDRRAMIIVAVSLATGLGVLYAPEIFNDKPPLIKNLFGSSISTGGLTAILLSWLLPRHEVAEDTQSPEAEV; encoded by the coding sequence ATGACGGAGTTAAATCAAAGCCTGGTTGTAGAAGACCTCCAGGAGATAGGCGAAATGCGATCGCGGAGTGACCTGATCTATGGTCTCAACGATCGCCCACCTGTTCCGGAGGCTATTTTCGTCGCTTTTCAGCATGTGTTAGCGGCCTTTGTTGGCATTATTACACCGCCTTTAATTATTTGCACCAGCTTAGGACTCGATCCAACCAATACTAGCTACATCATTAGTATGTCGCTATTTGCATCTGGACTTTGTACCTTCATTCAATGCCGAAAGTTCGGTCCGGTTGGCTCTGGATTGCTCAGTTTGCAAGGAACTAGCTTTGCATTTTTAGGCCCGATCCTGGGTGTGGGAACATTTGCCTTGCAAGGTGGACGATCGCCTGAGCAAGCGCTGGCTCTCATCTTTGGGGTTTGTTTTTTTGGTTCGGCTGTAGAAATTATCCTCAGCCGCTTTTTACATCTAATGAGTAGAATTATCACTCCTGTTGTGTCAGGTACGGTTGTGATGATTATTGGTCTTGGTTTGATCAAGACCGGAATTATTAGTCTGGCAGGTGGTGTTGCCGCTCAAAAGAACGGTACTTTTGGCAGTGTGCAAAACCTATCGCTGGGAATCGGGGTACTCCTGATTGTTGTATTTCTTACCATTTCTAAAAACCGATTCCTGCGTATGGGTGCGATCGCCATTGGGCTGGTTGTTGGTTATATCATTTCGGCCATGATGGGGATGGTGGATCTGAGTGTCTTGAGTAAATTGCCAATCATCAGTCCCCCAATTCCGTTCCGCTATGGATTAAGCTTTGACATTGGGGCGTTTCTGCCATTCATTCTGCTCTATATTTTGACGGCGATCGAAACCGTGGGAGACTTAACGGCCACCTCTGCAGTTTCGGGAGAACCAGTTTCAGGGTCACTCTACATCCGCCGGATCAAAGGTGGAGTGCTAGGAGATGGAGTGAACTCGGCGATCGCGGCCTTGCTAAACACGTTCCCCAACACGACCTTTAGCCAAAACAATGGCGTGATTCAAATGACGGGCGTTGGTAGCCGCTATGTTGGGTTCTATGTGGCAGGTATCTTTGCTCTGTTGGGCTTGTTACCGATCGTGGGTGGCATTTTTCAGGCAATCCCTCAACCCGTTTTAGGGGGGGCTACAACTGTGATGTTTGGCTCAATTGCAGTTGCGGGTCTCAGTATTGTCTCATCGGCCAAACTGGATCGACGAGCCATGATTATCGTTGCTGTTTCTTTAGCAACAGGCTTGGGGGTACTTTATGCACCCGAAATTTTCAACGATAAGCCCCCCCTGATTAAGAATTTATTTGGCTCCAGCATCTCAACCGGAGGATTAACAGCCATCCTGTTGAGTTGGCTATTGCCCAGGCATGAAGTTGCTGAAGATACTCAATCACCTGAAGCAGAAGTCTGA
- a CDS encoding GntR family transcriptional regulator — MSRFPKSLQRNQPLKEQAYQALRKMILSGELTPGQRLVEAQLARDLQVSRTPIREALGQLQRESLVVANAEHGLQVATFSAEDAAQLYECRIALEQVSVIAACHNGSVTQLRKLHRLVQQSEKLARTKPSALLNFQLLELDYQFHRLIAEMSGNPWLQTMLDQVFDKMTLLRIQTIQQNQHVLDIRTEHLYIYDAIAERNAEAATVALTEHLKAAQARVVHELQILLLETKVT; from the coding sequence TTGTCTCGGTTTCCAAAGTCACTTCAGCGTAACCAGCCGTTGAAGGAACAGGCTTATCAAGCACTGCGCAAGATGATCTTGTCGGGGGAGTTAACCCCAGGCCAACGGCTAGTTGAAGCTCAACTGGCTAGAGATCTACAGGTGAGTCGCACGCCAATTCGGGAAGCGTTAGGACAGTTACAGCGAGAATCTCTGGTGGTGGCTAATGCAGAACATGGACTGCAGGTGGCCACCTTTTCGGCTGAAGATGCTGCACAACTCTACGAATGCCGGATTGCATTAGAGCAGGTTTCGGTGATAGCCGCATGTCACAATGGATCGGTAACTCAACTGCGGAAATTGCATCGTCTAGTACAGCAGTCCGAGAAATTAGCGAGGACTAAACCTTCCGCACTGTTGAATTTTCAATTACTGGAGCTAGATTACCAATTTCATCGGCTGATCGCTGAAATGTCTGGCAATCCCTGGCTACAAACCATGCTGGATCAGGTTTTTGACAAAATGACGCTATTAAGAATTCAAACCATTCAACAAAACCAGCATGTTCTAGATATTCGAACCGAACACCTCTATATTTATGATGCGATCGCTGAACGAAATGCTGAAGCAGCTACAGTAGCTTTAACTGAGCATCTCAAGGCCGCTCAAGCGAGAGTGGTTCACGAGCTTCAGATACTGCTGTTAGAAACAAAAGTAACCTGA